aaaaattggaattccACAAGGAACAGTTATTGGACCTATActctttataacttatattaacgCTCTTACCAATCTTAAAATTCATGACGGGTCACTGAtatcatatgcagatgacacggtTGCGGTGTTTCACGGAATTTCTTGGggagacacaaaaaaaactgcagaacTTGGTCTAGCAACAGTCAAGAACTGGctggattcttttaaattaagtctcaattgtcaaaaaacaaactatattgcattttctataacAGCTGCTAATCGCCCCAGCtttcaacaaattaaacttgaatCAATTGATATCAAGGAagtttcatttactaaatatctgggtatcattgtggataaacatttaaaatgggaccaacacattctaaaattaacacaaaacatccgtaaacttatttatcgatttcatattttgagaaatatcttaaatgaaaaactactaattttaatttataaatccttgGTTGAGTCCTTGTTAAGGTATGGGGTGATTGTCTGGGGAGGTCTatacaagaattgtttaaaacaacttaatgtagtacaaaactttattttaaaagttatatacaaaaaacaaaaaagatttcctacacaacaattatattctgaagaaatttttaatatacgctcaatttacatattgtcaacatgcatttatacacataaatcagaaaaaatcaagaattatgttagtcattcctacacaacccgaaataatataaacagacacctaaaaataccaaacataaaaaaatctatagggcaacgatttttaggatacttgtccccgaaattttataacatcttaccaaacagcttaaaaaatataaataatattaaaaactttagtaaggtctgtagaaaatttatttattcaaatatagataaatttaatttttttaaatagttttgggaagggaaattttattggagaatttttgtttagttgtagattatggttagttatattttatattattactaaaattttgtgatttctcagcatacacaaacagatgttacaacatctaggtgtatgttaaaaacaatgactgttaactattattattgaatataattaagttaaaaattgttataatataaccaaaatgattaataaatttgaatttgaatttgaattcacAACCGTTGAAGCCCAAATACTCTTACACTTGGGATCCTGAAATTGTAATCTCTTATCTTGAGTCATTTTAtcccttacaaaaaaaaaattgtctcttaAAGACATTCCCTTCTAATTAGTAACACTATTGGCTTTAAGTACAGGTCATAGAGTGCAAACTCCTTCTCTTATTCATatccataatataaaaatgactcaaggtaaatatgaaataaaggTACCGGATAGGATAAAAACAACCAATAGAAATGAATATCAACCAAtcttttatatagaaaaacacACTTCCCCCAAAAGATGCATTAGTATTctgttaaaacattatttagaaGTAACCCAATCACATCGGGGGAATAATTCAACactctttttaacttttaaaaaaccctaTAAACGAGCTTCGCCTCAAACCTTGAGCCGTTGGATTAAAACAGTCATAATGAACAATAGTGGGATTGATACTAAAAAATTCACCGCACATTGTACGAGACATGCCTCAACCTCAGCTGCATATCCTAAAGGGGTTGacattaatattgttaaacAGTCAGCGGGTTGGACTAGAGTCCAAAGTATTTTCTCTTTTCTATAATAAGCCTCTCTTAGACGATAGGACAACATTTGCGAACGCAGTTACAAATAATTCTTGATGTGTGATTTAAGTATATAAATAtacgttaataaaattatgtcattGAATAATGTAAAACTAGGTTGTAAGAAgttatgttttgttattttgattaaaataatatagtattatgcatattaaaatataggaattttaattataaaaaaacttaaccaCATGTTGTTGCCTGCAACTAATAGAGTCTTTGAACAACTACGTTTGTTTATGATCTGAGGAAAAAGGCGGGAATATAATTAATATCGAACTTCACttacaggtaagttcgtttgatatGTTAATTAAATCGGTGCAggaggttttaaaatatttggatttttgtaaagcctttgatggTATCGAGATTTCTTGAATGCTTTGAAAAACtcctcaataactccaaaatggTTGTaattacaaggaaacttgtaggAAACTtattggtaaagaaactcattggctttcatatgacactaaaatcaattaaatcggTGCagaagttttcaaaatatttggatttttgtaaagcctttgatggTATCGAGATTTCTTGAATCCCTTGAAAAACTCCTCAATAACTCCAAAGTGGTTGCaattacaaggaaacttgtaggAGACTtattggtaaagaaactcatcagctttcatatgacactaaaatcaattaaatcggTACaggagttttcaaaatatttagatttttgtgaagcctttgaTGGTATCGAGATTTTTTGAATCCTTTGAAAAACTCCTCAATAACTCCAAAGTGGTTGCaattacaaggaaacttgtaggAAACTTAttgataaagaaactcattggctttcatatgacaCTAAATTCAATTAAATCGGTGCaggagttttcaaaatatttggatttttgtaaagcctttgatagtatcAAGGGTTTTTTTGAATCCCTTGAAAAACTTCTCAATAACTCCAAAGTGGttgtatttacaaggaaacttgtaggAAACTtattggtaaagaaactcattggctttcatatgacactaaaatcaattaaatcggtgcaagagttttcaaaatatttggatttttgtaaagcctttgatggTATCAAGGTTTTCTTGAATCCTTTGAAAAACTCCTCAATAACTCCAAAGTGGTTGCaattacaaggaaacttgtaggGAACTtattggtaaagaaactcattgaCTTTCATATGACACTAAAACCAATTAAATCGGTGcaagagttttcaaaatatttggatttttgtaaaacctTTGATGGTATCAAGGGTTTTTTTGAATCCCTTGGAAAACtcctcaataactccaaaatggTTGTaattacaaggaaacttgtaggAAACTTATTGgtgaagaaactcatcagcttcCATATGAcactaaaatcaattaaatcggTGCAAgagtttccaaaatatttagatttttgtgaagcctttgaTAGTATCAAGGTTTTTTTGAATCCCTTGAAAAACTCCTCAATAACTCCAAACCAGTCATATTTACAAGAAAACTCATAAATtccttttctataaaaaaactcactggctttcatataaaactaaaactaataaaatccatacaagatttctcaaaatatatacatatttatgaaagtattttaatttacctGACAACTGGCGGCCACAGTGGAAACATGCAAATACCGATAGCACCAAACACTAGGAGGGTCCCGAATATCCAATAATGAAAAGGAATCGGATCGTAGATCCACACGTAGGCGTCCAAAGTGTCCACAAACCTTTGGTCGTTGTGCATTTCCAGGCGTACTTTCATTTTGCGTTTCTCTTTTTGTGGCttcaaaaaagattaaaaaatgattCAATATTAATAGATTAAATGCAATTTACCTTATCGGCGTGATCTTTCCCTTCGACCACACTGCTTTCCGCATCAGTCACCTTGTCCTTGTCTTTTTTGTCTTCGTCGGCTGACTCGGCAAGTTCTTTCTTCTTGTCCTTTTTTCTcgcttttaattctaaaataccccaattaagtgatttttaaggtGCCGTAAAGTGGTAACCCACCTTGTTCAGATATGGGCACTTTTCTGGCCCTATGGTAAAACTTATGCTCGAGCATAAGATGCAGATACTGGATGATGTCATTCCGTGATTTAAAGAGGGCATTCTCGTCTTTGCAGAATTTCGATTCTAACAGGGCATCTACAGCACGCTTGGCTACAAGTtttatgagttaatttatgTTGAAGCGGAATTTAAGATGTACCTGTAAAGTATTCGacattatggtttaaaaacTTGGTCCGTTTAATGGGCACATTCTTCCTCATCCACTTGGCCACAGTATATTCGTCTTTGCTTGGCTTGTCTGGAACTTCCTCTCCGGGAGGAATGTAATCCTAACAAAGAGTCTATAATTATCATTTCTAATTTTGGACAAGTCGAATGTTACTGATGTTTTGTGTACTTGTGCAGCTACGATCAAATTCATTAGATTTTAACGAGCGGTTTTATTGTAGAAAGGAGTCTTTCTTTGGTAATAACAATAAAAGCAATGAATGTTTCATTATTCGACGCTGGTGAACCGAAACGAGTTTACCGTTATTGTTCAACGTGCCAGCGTGACGTACATGGATTTTCGGATAATTAAGTCGGCGATAAAACGAGCCAAATcgtcaattttctttaaaaaattcaaaaatatttcgaacTGAAATCGAAAGTTTACAACGTCACTGGTTTTTCCTTGCCAGATTTTGGATCACGAGGCAGTTGTAGGGCAGTTGAGAgatgtttttatgaaaatatgaCGTGCTGTATACgaaattaatcataaaaaatgctaaaaatcactttttaaagcgaaaatattaaaaaaacttacatctTTTCGCTTCCTGCTTCGCTTCTTGTCAGCCATTTCGACAACACGCAAAAATTTTGACAGGATCACTCTGTTCTGTCACTCGGCTGTCAACTAGACGAAATGTCACTTGTCACGGTTTACGCTTTTCAACATGGTCATCCTATAAATGAAAAATCTGACTGAGTACTTTATGATTTGACAACCGatctttaaatttatacataaatagtaaaaaccaAAAACCCTCGTGGGTGTAAATTTGTGCGTTTTTTTATTCTATACATTAAAAATCCTATGCTACAAGAGTACTTAATGATTCGACAACGTTGCAAGTACCAAAATACTAAAAACCGAAAATCACGATAAGAGGCATTTGTTCGAAACGGGTGCggttttaaaaagcaaaatactaagaattaaaaatcttttaaaaattataaaggagaAACAATTTGAGGAACAAAATTGACAGGTTGCTAATAATATGGCTGCTTTCAAGATCCGAAAtactaaaactgaaaaatctTTCTGGATACATGAAATGTTGGTTGTCggaataaatttgtttcttttatatgGTCAACTGAAGGTCAAAAATCCCTTGGAACAAATACCTATTCACGGTTTTTAATATCCACAGTCTATAAGTAAAAAATCGATGCAGTACCTTTCACTTCTGAGTGAAATAGAAACGAAATTATTGGTAAATTTCGAAACAATCCGTCAAATGCGGTTTTAAGGaacaaattactaaaatccaaaAATCACGTTAAGCGCATTTCTTTGAAATGGTGCGCTTTCAAAaagtaaaatactaaaaattgtaaaaacgccgcttttttgaatttatgagttttacaaaatttaaaagaaaagattttataattataagaaattacttcaaaattcgACAACGTTGCTTATTATAATGCGCTTTTTGGATccaaaatactaaaaatgtaaaaatctcttctggaaaacttataaattaaaagtactaTTCTACGAGAGTATTTTATAACTTGACGTTGCTTGATACAAATGGATGTTATTGGGGAccaaaatactaaaaaacaaaaaccacgtgAAGCGCATTTCTTTGAAATGGTGCgcttttaaaaagtaaaatactaAGAATTGAAAGACTGTCGCTTTTGAATTCatgaattttacaaaatttaaaggaaaagatTTTACAACaattataagaaattacttcaaaattcgACAACGTTGCCTATTATAATGCGCTTTTTAGAtccaaaatactaaaaattaaaaatcttttctgGAAAACgtataaattaaaagtactaCGGGAGTATTTTATAACTTGACGTTGCTTGATACAAATGGATGTTTTTGGGGAccaaaatactaaaaaacaaaaaccacgttAAGCGCATTTCTTTGAAATGGTGCGCTTTTAAACAGTAAAATACTAAGAATGAAATGTATCAACTCAATAACCCACgaactgtatattaaaaatcctttaaaatgaaacaagAAATTACGTCAAAATTAGACAACGTTGCTTATAATAATGCGCTACTAAAATACTAATATCAACAAATTCTATGATTAAATGAACTTAGGCGCTTTTTAATATCCGCAGTCTATGAATGAAAAATCCAAGGGGATAACTTTGCTTTTTTTTGATACAGTCATCTTGTAAATGAAAAAGCCCATTCTACATAGTATGTAGTTGtggtttaacaattttttttaataaatgtgcttctaggattaaaaatattaaaaatcaaaaatctcctcgaataaatgaattttttcaaataaaagaaaaacctataaattaaaaatcccattCTACGGAAGCATTCTGTAATTTGACATCATTGCTTGATACAAATGTGCTTTTagaagcccaaatactaaaaaacaaaatttacgtTAAGCGCATTTCCTTGAAATGGTGCgcttttaaaaagtaaaatactaAGAATTGAAAGACTGTCGCTTTTGAATTCatgaattttacaaaattcaaaagaaaagattttataataattataagaaattacttcaaaattcgACAACGTTGCTAATTATAATACGCTTTTTGGATccaaaatactaaaaatgaaaaacctcTTCTAGAAAACTTATAAATGAAAAGTACTATTCTACGGGAGTATTTTATAACTTGACTTTGCTTGATACAAATGGATGTTTTTGGGGACCAAagtactaaaaaacaaaagccACGTTAAGCGCATTTGTTTGAAATGATGCGCTTTTAGGGagtaaaatactaaaaatgaaatataggTACAAACGAGCATCGACTCAATAACCCGCgaactgtatattaaaaatcctttaaaatgaaacaagAAATTACGTCACAATCAGACAACGTTGCTTATAATCATGCGCTACTAAAATACTAATATCAACAAATTCTATGATTAAATGAACTGAGGCGCTTTTTAATAACCACAGTCTATGAATGAAAAACCCAGGGGGacaaatttgctttttttgatACAGTCATCTTGTAAATGAAAAAGCCCATTCTACGTAGTATGTAGTtgtggtttaatattttttttaataaatctgtttctaggatcaaaaatattaaaaatcaaaaatctcctcgaataaattaattttttcaaataaaagaaaatcctataaattaaaaatcccattCTATAATTTGACATCATTGCTTGCTACAAATGTGCTTTTagaagcccaaatactaaaaaacaaaaattacgttAAGCGCATTTCTTTGAAATGGTGCgcttttaaaaagcaaaatactaaGAATTAAATGTAGGTACCAACGAGTATCAACTCAATAACCCACgaactgtatattaaaaatcctttaaaatgaaacaagAAATTACGTCATAATTAGACAACGTTGCTTATAATCATGCGCTACTAAAATACTAATATCAACAAACTCTTTGATTAAATGATCTTAGGCGCTTTTTAATATCCACAGTCTATGAATGAAAAATCCAGGGGGATAAATTTgctaattataaataaatttgttaaaaaaagtaaaatactaAGAATTCAAAGACTGTTGCTTTTGAATTCATGaatttcacaaaatttaaaaaaaaaaaagattttataattataagaaattacttcaaaattcaACAACGTTGCTTGTTATAGTGCGCTTTTTGAATccaaaatactaaaaaacaaagacCACGTTAAGCGCAATTTTGAAATAGCTCGATACAAATGGATGTTTTTGGGGAccaaaatactaaaaaacaaaaaccacggtAAGCGCATTTCTTTGAAATGGTGCgcttttaaaaagtaaaatactaAGAATTCAAAGACTGTTGCTTTTGAATTCatgaattttacaaaatttaaaaaaaaaaagattttataattataagaaattacttGATAATTCGACAAAGTTGATTATTATAATGCGCTTTTTGGATccaaaatactaaaaatgaaaaatcttttctggaaaacttataaattaaaagtactaTTCTACGGGAGTATTTTATAACTTGACGTTGCTTGATACAAATGGATGTTTTTGGGGaccaaaatactaaaaaataaaaaccacgtTAAGCGCATTTCTTCGAAATGGTGCGCTTTTAAGCAGTAAAATACTAAGAAGGAAATGTACTACGTATGTAGTTGTggttgaacaatttttttaataaatctgtttctaggatcaaaaatattaaaaatcaaaaatctcctcgaataaatgaattttttgaaataaaagaaaaaccaataaattaaaaatcccattCTATAATTTGACATCATTGCTTGCTACAAATTCGCTTTTAGAAGCCagaatactaaaaaacaaaaattcgtTAAGCGCATTTCCTTGAAATGGTGCGCTTTTAAACAGTAAAATACTAAGAATGAAATGTAGGTACCAACGAGTATCAACTCAATAACCCACgaactttatattaaaaatcctCTAAAATGGAACAAGAAATTACATCACAATTAGACAACGTCGCTTATAATCATGCGCTACTAAAATACTAATATCGACAAATTCTAAGATTAAATGATCTTAGGCGCTTTTTAATATCCACAGTCTATGAATGAAAAATCCAGGGGgataaatttgctttttttttgatacAGTCATCTTGTAAATGAAAAAGCCCATTCTACGTAGTATGTAGTTGtggtttaacaatttttttaaataaatctgcttctaggattaaaaatattaaaaatcaaaaatctccttgaataaatgaattttttcaaagaaaagaaaatcctataaattaaaaatcccattCTATAATTTGACATCATTGCTTGCTACAAATGTGCTTTTAGAAGccaaaatactaaaaaacaaaaattacgttaaaCGTATTTCATTGAAATAGTGCgcttttaaacaataaaatactaaGAATGAAAT
The genomic region above belongs to Anthonomus grandis grandis chromosome 18, icAntGran1.3, whole genome shotgun sequence and contains:
- the LOC126746933 gene encoding translocation protein SEC62 produces the protein MADKKRSRKRKDDYIPPGEEVPDKPSKDEYTVAKWMRKNVPIKRTKFLNHNVEYFTAKRAVDALLESKFCKDENALFKSRNDIIQYLHLMLEHKFYHRARKVPISEQELKARKKDKKKELAESADEDKKDKDKVTDAESSVVEGKDHADKPQKEKRKMKVRLEMHNDQRFVDTLDAYVWIYDPIPFHYWIFGTLLVFGAIGICMFPLWPPVVRLGVYYLSVAAACFLVSIIVLAVIRIILFCLIWLLTCGKHHLWIFPNLTEDVGFFASFWPLYQYEYKGGACGDKKKKKKKKDKDSDAEEDEEEENVENIEDKDGKLERGSSDEDKRQPDGAEEKKPVEEQEGVGSESESESKSSSTGRDFEIVDHKELEEAEK